The sequence AACGTTTACAAATCATTAACAAGTTAATAAATTCATTTATGAAATGGTACGTACTATTAGTATAACAAAAAACCTGATATTTACAATACTGCCATTCTGTATTCGATTACGGATTATATCGCAATCCATTTAACTTACACCTGCAACTACGCCGTGTTTTATCACGGCGCTAACCGTCCGTAATACCGCCACTCAAGACTCGGGAGATAAACGAGAAGCTGAGTGGGGGTTAATCGGACGATAACTTCCTGTCTCATGGTACAATGAAAAGCTATTACTTGTATGTTTATCAGTAATAGCTTTTCATTATAATATATAACATACTATTGAATTCCTCATTACTAAGTGAAGGATAACTATCAACTTCGTGTTTTCTTATCCTCTTCGCTATACCATTGCTCTTTTGTCATTTTCTGTAGGGATCGCATTTTTATACATCACCTAATTATTTACTGCACTCCTTAATTGCTTATTCGATAGTTTGATAGCTTTATTTCTAGCTAAATAGAATATAAAAGCAAACATGTATATAACAAATCCTATTATATCCATTGAACCTAGCTGGACAACCGTCCATATTCCTATCCAAGTAAGTAACCCTTTTTGTATCTCGTTATCTTTAAGCCTAATTGCTAAATAGTAATTAACTATAGCACCAATCAATGTAAATAAACCAAACAAGAAAATAATACTAGAGATGTTATTTATCATTTGTGACCCTGCAATCATCGTATCCATTTCTGCATTTTCCAGTTGCTTACTGCCTTCTCTGCTAAACCATGTATTATAACTGAATATCGTTAACATAGCTGTAATCACATTCCAAGTGGCACCAATGAATAATAAAATTCTTTCTAATCTTCGTTTCATTTACTTACCTCATTTTCTTTCATATTTTTAGCCTTTAATACCAGAATTTAAATTGATACCGGAAACAAAGTGTTTTTGAGCGAAGAAGAACAACAATAATGTAGGGATAATCGCTAACATCGCTGATCCCATTAGTTGTCCAATCATTCTATAGTTACCATAGACATCTTGAAGTAACAATAAACCAGCTGTTACAGGCATTTTATCTACATCCGTATACACAATTACCGGCCAGAGGAAGTCGTTCCAAGAACCTGTAAAAGAGAACAGGGCACATACGATTAACACTGGCTTTATCAGTGGCATAATGATGCGCGAAAAAATCATAAAATCACTTGCGCCATCTACTCTTGCGGATTCATCTAATTCCATTGGTATACCTTTCATGAACTGTCTCACCAGGAATATATTCCCCATCCCTGCCAGACCAGGAACTATCATCGCCCAAGGTGTATTAACCCATCCTAATATATCGATAATTTTGTATGAAGGAATAAGGTTAACAACATTTGGGAAGAAAGAAATTCCTAGTAATGTAAAGAACAATAAATCTCTTCCTTTAAATTTCATTCTCGAATACCCATAGCCAGTTAGTGAAATCACTACTATAACCAGGAAGGTATGCAATGTTGCGATAAAAACCGAATTCCAAAGCCATTGAAGAATAGGTGCTGTGGAAGTATTCTCCAATATTGCGACATAATTCTCGACAATCCAGTTAACCGGTAACAATCTAAATCCTTCATTCACTATTTCTGTTTGTGATCGAAAAGATGTCACAATACCAAAAATGACCGGGATAGTCCATATCGCACTAATAATAATTAAAAACAAATATGCTAAGTATTTAGAAAACTTTATTTTCTTCAACATGTTTTCACCCCTATTAATGAAATCTCCATTACACTTACGTCGTGGCATTCTTATTCATAATATAATATTGAATCGCTGAGATGATCAGAATAACAATACCTAACAACACGGCCATAGCAGACGCAATCCCTGCTATTGATTCACCATGACTAAAAGCTAAATTTCTAATATACATCATCAAAACCGTAGTTCCTTCTCTTGGTCCACCATCCGTCATCATTAGCGGCTGAGCAAAGACATTAAACGCACCAGCTGTTGTCATAACCATCGTATAAATTAAAGGGAATTTAATAGATGGCAAAGTGACATTCCAAAATTTCCGGATCGGGCCAGCACCATCAATTTCTGCCGATTCATATAAATCTTTTGACACACCGTTAATACCAGCACGATAAATAATCATATTACCACCAATACCAGCCCAAACTGTAATTACTATGATAATGATCCAAGCATACGGCTGATTTGCTTGCCATACAACATCTGAATCGAATAAATTGTTCACGACACCTAATTGTTTATTGAAGATCAAAGACCAAATTAGTGCTGCTGCCGAGATCGACACTAAACCAGGAATATATAGCAATGTTTGAAATAGACTGGTGAATTTCACATCTTTATGTTCGAGTGACACAGCAATTATTAATGGAATAATAATCATTAAAGGTACGCTTAACAATACAAATATTAGTGTATTTTTCATCCCATTAAAGAATTGACTGTAAAATGTAGAATCCGTATCGGTTAAAATGGTTTTATAGTTATCTAACCCTACCCACTGAGGATCTCCTATCAAATTCCAATTTGTAAATGAAGCGTAAATACCATAAATAGATGGTATTAGAATAAAAACGACAAATAAGATGATATGTGGTCCAACAAAAAGGAGAGGAGCAATCACTTTATTTTTATTCACTGTTTTGACCTCCTTCATGGAAAAGTAATGTGCCAAACAAGAGCTGGCACATTACTTTCATTTTTTATTCTTCTGCAGCTTCTTCCGTTTCTGCATTCTCGATATCTAATGAACCTTCTTCCACTTTATCTTCTACGAATTTCTGCATCTCTTCTAATCCTTGGTCAATATCCATTTCACCATGAACAAGATCTGCTACATAGTTATCCATTGCTTCTGCAATATATGGATAATGCTCATACGTATAAATGTATAGAGATTCTTTTTCCTCTTCCGTAGATGTAAAGAACGACTGCATATATTGCTCATAATCTGGGCTTTCAATTACGTCAACACTAGCTACAATCTGTCCTGCTTCTGCCCATTCAATAGAGTGTTGTCGAACATATTCCAAAAAGTCTGCGATACCTTGTTCTTTTTCATCCGTTCTTTCTTCATTTTTCAGCATAGAGAATAAGTGAGAAGAAGAGCGATTATGGAAGACAGTTGGCTCAAATGAATAGATATTGGTGACACCAAAATTCAAACCTTCAACTTGAGCGTGTCCTGTGGAACTCCATGTACCATCTGTTGAAAATAATACATTTCCTGATTGGAACATTAAGTAACCGTCTTCACCGTATGGTGTCATTAAGTCGGCATCAGCCAGTTCTTTAACTGCTTCAATTGACTGTCGCATTTCTTCTGTATTTACTGCGGGCTCACCATTTTCTTGAATATCTCCACCAAGATTTTGGATTTGAGCTAATAATACCCAGCTTAGAAGAGCATCATTCAGAACATAATCCCCTTCTTCTAGTTCACCTTGCAGAGATAACATTTCATCAAACGTTACTACATTGTCATCTAACCAATTTTCCACTCCATATTTTGCTAGTAGATCTTTATTGTAGTACATGGCACTACCGTGAATATCTAGTGGAATCGTATATTGTGTATCGTCAATATTCCCAGCATTCCAAGCTTCTGACAGGTAATTTTCCTGGTTTAGATCTGGTTGCGCTTCCATTACTGAACTCATTGGCTCTAATAAATCTTGACTAACAAAACTAGGAACACGATCAGCGTGTATAATTGATAAATCTGGAACACCATTACCTGAATTTAAAACCGTATACATTTTTGTGTACATATCTGAAGTAACGACATGCTTCACTTTAAATTCTGGTTCTGTTGCAT is a genomic window of Gracilibacillus salinarum containing:
- a CDS encoding carbohydrate ABC transporter permease, yielding MKEVKTVNKNKVIAPLLFVGPHIILFVVFILIPSIYGIYASFTNWNLIGDPQWVGLDNYKTILTDTDSTFYSQFFNGMKNTLIFVLLSVPLMIIIPLIIAVSLEHKDVKFTSLFQTLLYIPGLVSISAAALIWSLIFNKQLGVVNNLFDSDVVWQANQPYAWIIIIVITVWAGIGGNMIIYRAGINGVSKDLYESAEIDGAGPIRKFWNVTLPSIKFPLIYTMVMTTAGAFNVFAQPLMMTDGGPREGTTVLMMYIRNLAFSHGESIAGIASAMAVLLGIVILIISAIQYYIMNKNATT
- a CDS encoding extracellular solute-binding protein, with protein sequence MKKTLTFLLISMMAIFLSACGGDDPNTIEFWTPLTGDDGAYMDQLVEDYNATEPEFKVKHVVTSDMYTKMYTVLNSGNGVPDLSIIHADRVPSFVSQDLLEPMSSVMEAQPDLNQENYLSEAWNAGNIDDTQYTIPLDIHGSAMYYNKDLLAKYGVENWLDDNVVTFDEMLSLQGELEEGDYVLNDALLSWVLLAQIQNLGGDIQENGEPAVNTEEMRQSIEAVKELADADLMTPYGEDGYLMFQSGNVLFSTDGTWSSTGHAQVEGLNFGVTNIYSFEPTVFHNRSSSHLFSMLKNEERTDEKEQGIADFLEYVRQHSIEWAEAGQIVASVDVIESPDYEQYMQSFFTSTEEEKESLYIYTYEHYPYIAEAMDNYVADLVHGEMDIDQGLEEMQKFVEDKVEEGSLDIENAETEEAAEE
- a CDS encoding carbohydrate ABC transporter permease, which codes for MLKKIKFSKYLAYLFLIIISAIWTIPVIFGIVTSFRSQTEIVNEGFRLLPVNWIVENYVAILENTSTAPILQWLWNSVFIATLHTFLVIVVISLTGYGYSRMKFKGRDLLFFTLLGISFFPNVVNLIPSYKIIDILGWVNTPWAMIVPGLAGMGNIFLVRQFMKGIPMELDESARVDGASDFMIFSRIIMPLIKPVLIVCALFSFTGSWNDFLWPVIVYTDVDKMPVTAGLLLLQDVYGNYRMIGQLMGSAMLAIIPTLLLFFFAQKHFVSGINLNSGIKG